One Caulobacter segnis genomic window carries:
- the def gene encoding peptide deformylase has protein sequence MAIRRILTVDNAADLAVLKKISTPVETVTDELRALMDDMLETMYDAPGIGLAAVQVGEPVRVITMDLAREGEEPAPRYFVNPEILSSSEETLGYEEGCLSVPEYFDEVERPSKVTIRYLNYQGETIVEEAEGLFAVCIQHEMDHLEGVLFIDHLSRLRRDRAIAKVKKSRRAA, from the coding sequence ATGGCTATCCGTCGCATCCTCACCGTCGATAACGCTGCCGACCTGGCGGTTCTGAAGAAGATCTCCACCCCGGTGGAGACCGTCACCGACGAGTTGCGCGCGCTGATGGACGACATGCTGGAGACCATGTACGACGCCCCCGGCATCGGCCTGGCCGCCGTGCAGGTCGGCGAGCCGGTCCGCGTCATCACCATGGACCTGGCCCGCGAGGGCGAGGAGCCGGCCCCGCGCTACTTCGTCAATCCCGAGATCCTGTCGAGCTCGGAAGAGACCCTCGGCTACGAGGAAGGCTGCCTGTCGGTGCCGGAATATTTCGACGAGGTCGAGCGCCCGTCGAAGGTCACCATCCGCTACCTGAACTACCAGGGCGAGACGATCGTCGAGGAGGCCGAGGGCCTGTTCGCCGTCTGCATCCAGCACGAGATGGACCACCTGGAAGGCGTCCTGTTCATCGACCACCTCTCACGCCTGCGCCGCGACCGGGCCATCGCCAAGGTCAAGAAGTCGCGCCGCGCGGCGTAA
- a CDS encoding cupin domain-containing protein, translating to MPKIDIATAPTRVGTAYPAPFNRPCLLRHRTKLGDAVGLDQFGVNLLRLPPGAWSSQRHWHTAEDEFTWVVEGEVVLVDNDGETALRAGDCAGFKAGVANGHHFQNRSDKDVLLLEIGSRKPAEDGCDYPDIDLVLRDGEEIYRHRDGTPYETDEGRKR from the coding sequence ATGCCCAAGATCGATATCGCCACGGCCCCGACCCGCGTCGGCACGGCCTATCCCGCGCCGTTCAACCGGCCCTGCCTGCTGCGCCATCGCACCAAGCTGGGCGACGCCGTCGGGCTGGACCAGTTCGGCGTCAATCTGCTGCGCCTGCCGCCCGGCGCCTGGTCCAGCCAACGCCACTGGCACACGGCCGAGGACGAGTTCACCTGGGTGGTCGAGGGCGAGGTCGTGCTGGTCGACAACGACGGCGAGACGGCGCTCCGGGCCGGCGACTGCGCCGGCTTCAAGGCCGGCGTCGCCAACGGCCACCACTTCCAGAACCGTTCGGACAAGGACGTCCTGCTGCTGGAGATCGGCTCGCGCAAGCCGGCGGAAGACGGTTGCGACTATCCGGACATCGACCTCGTCCTGCGCGATGGCGAGGAGATCTACCGTCATCGGGACGGGACGCCGTACGAGACCGACGAGGGACGGAAACGTTAG
- a CDS encoding glutaminase yields MKALSIPDVLAEVAVLVKPHFGKGRTADYIPELADVPGGKFGMAVRTVDGGEHVIGDADEGFSVQSITKVFALGLALNRLGDETWTRVGKEPSGTPFNHLSLLEAEQGVPRNPFINAGALAVTDVLMDVTRDPAALVRDFAGFLADERLEIDPTVAASELANAWQNRAIASLMRGKGTLNHDPESVVAAYCRQCALTMSCRQLARAFLPLAAGGFSPVAQETVFPERLTRRLNALLLTCGIYDSVGNFAYRVGLPAKSGVGGGIVAVIPGKATVAVWSPELDRFGTSVVGAAALEAFSQITNCSVL; encoded by the coding sequence ATGAAGGCGCTCTCGATCCCCGACGTGCTGGCCGAGGTGGCGGTGCTGGTCAAGCCGCACTTCGGCAAGGGCCGGACCGCCGACTACATTCCCGAACTGGCCGATGTGCCGGGCGGCAAGTTCGGCATGGCCGTGCGCACGGTCGACGGCGGCGAGCACGTGATCGGCGACGCCGACGAGGGCTTCTCGGTCCAGAGCATCACCAAGGTCTTCGCCCTGGGCCTGGCGCTCAACCGCCTGGGCGACGAGACCTGGACGCGGGTCGGCAAGGAGCCGTCGGGCACGCCGTTCAACCACCTCTCCCTGCTCGAGGCCGAGCAGGGCGTGCCGCGCAACCCATTCATCAACGCCGGGGCGCTGGCGGTCACCGACGTGCTGATGGACGTCACCAGGGATCCTGCGGCGCTGGTCCGCGACTTCGCCGGCTTCCTCGCCGACGAGCGCCTGGAAATCGACCCCACGGTGGCCGCGTCCGAACTGGCCAACGCCTGGCAGAACCGAGCCATCGCCAGCCTTATGCGTGGCAAGGGCACGCTGAACCACGATCCCGAGAGCGTGGTGGCCGCCTATTGCCGCCAGTGCGCCCTGACCATGAGCTGTCGCCAGCTGGCGCGGGCCTTCCTGCCCTTGGCGGCCGGCGGCTTCTCGCCGGTGGCGCAGGAGACGGTGTTCCCCGAGCGCCTGACCCGCCGGCTGAACGCCCTGCTGCTGACCTGCGGGATCTATGACAGCGTCGGCAACTTCGCCTACCGCGTCGGCCTGCCCGCCAAGAGCGGCGTCGGCGGCGGCATCGTGGCGGTGATCCCCGGCAAGGCGACGGTGGCGGTATGGTCGCCGGAGCTGGACCGGTTCGGGACAAGTGTGGTCGGCGCGGCGGCGCTGGAAGCGTTCAGCCAGATCACCAACTGCTCGGTGCTGTAG
- a CDS encoding DNA polymerase III subunit gamma/tau, whose amino-acid sequence MADHDDLTPDSAPPWDEAPPGEDLAERDENTADIFGEAPKPAAAAEEARPVVQDPPPETGDAYTVLARKYRPRTFEDLIGQEAMVRTLANAFSTGRIAHAFMLTGVRGVGKTTTARLLARALNYETDTVKGPSVDLTTEGYHCRAIIEGRHMDVLELDAASRTKVDEMRELLDGVRYAPVEARYKVYIIDEVHMLSTAAFNALLKTLEEPPPHAKFIFATTEIRKVPVTILSRTQRFDLRRVEPDVLVKHFDRISAKEGARIEMDALALIARAAEGSVRDGLSLLDQAIVQTDRGATVTAAVVRDMLGLADRGQTIALFENVMAGKTKDALEGFRALWGFGADPAVVMLDVLDHCHASAVSKALGPDALSLPKEQAARLAAIGAHTSAGTLSRLWQMLLKAHDEVRRAPDAMAAAEMALIRLCYAADLPGPEEALKALRDGAPIGGGGPGGGVAVGGGAAGGAVSAAHAPMTMAAPGAQAMPVVASFDDVMALIAAKRDIGLRLDAEQYIRPISFRPGAITFEAGPGAPGNLAGRLVRFLKEHTGQPWLVAAEGGGGAESLMERQKREEREALDEIKKDPFVSSVLSAFPGAEIVEIRKLLTPETPPLEPDEEEG is encoded by the coding sequence ATGGCCGACCACGACGACCTCACGCCTGATTCCGCGCCGCCGTGGGACGAGGCTCCCCCCGGCGAAGATTTGGCCGAGCGGGACGAGAACACCGCCGACATCTTCGGCGAGGCGCCCAAGCCGGCCGCCGCGGCCGAAGAGGCGCGCCCCGTGGTCCAGGATCCGCCGCCCGAGACCGGCGACGCCTATACGGTGCTGGCGCGCAAGTATCGCCCGCGCACCTTCGAGGACCTGATCGGCCAGGAGGCCATGGTCCGCACACTGGCCAACGCCTTCTCCACGGGCCGCATCGCCCACGCCTTCATGCTCACCGGCGTGCGAGGCGTCGGCAAGACCACGACCGCGCGCCTGCTGGCTCGGGCGCTCAACTACGAGACCGACACCGTCAAGGGCCCCTCGGTCGACCTGACCACCGAAGGCTATCACTGCCGCGCCATCATCGAGGGCCGGCACATGGACGTGCTGGAGCTGGATGCCGCCAGCCGCACTAAGGTCGACGAGATGCGCGAGCTGCTGGACGGGGTGCGCTATGCGCCCGTCGAGGCGCGCTACAAGGTCTACATCATTGACGAAGTGCACATGCTGTCGACGGCGGCGTTCAACGCGCTGCTGAAGACGCTGGAAGAGCCGCCGCCGCACGCCAAGTTCATCTTCGCCACCACCGAGATCCGCAAGGTGCCGGTGACGATCCTGTCGCGGACCCAGCGCTTCGACCTGCGCCGGGTCGAGCCGGACGTACTGGTCAAGCACTTCGACCGCATCTCGGCCAAGGAGGGGGCGCGGATCGAGATGGACGCCCTGGCCCTGATCGCCCGCGCGGCCGAGGGTTCGGTGCGCGACGGCCTGTCGCTGCTGGACCAGGCCATCGTCCAGACCGATCGCGGGGCGACGGTCACCGCCGCTGTCGTGCGCGACATGCTGGGCCTGGCCGATCGCGGCCAGACCATCGCTCTGTTCGAGAACGTCATGGCCGGCAAGACCAAGGACGCCCTGGAGGGCTTCCGGGCCCTGTGGGGCTTCGGGGCCGATCCGGCGGTGGTGATGCTGGACGTGCTGGACCATTGCCACGCCTCGGCGGTGTCCAAGGCCCTGGGGCCGGACGCCCTGTCGCTGCCCAAGGAGCAGGCCGCGCGCCTGGCGGCCATCGGAGCCCATACCTCGGCCGGCACGCTCTCGCGCCTGTGGCAGATGCTGCTGAAGGCCCATGACGAGGTGCGCCGCGCGCCCGACGCCATGGCCGCGGCCGAGATGGCCCTGATCCGCCTGTGCTACGCCGCCGACCTGCCCGGTCCGGAAGAGGCGCTGAAGGCCCTGCGCGACGGCGCGCCGATCGGCGGCGGTGGTCCGGGTGGCGGCGTCGCCGTGGGCGGTGGCGCGGCTGGCGGCGCGGTCTCGGCCGCCCATGCGCCGATGACCATGGCCGCGCCGGGCGCCCAGGCCATGCCGGTGGTGGCCTCGTTCGACGACGTCATGGCCCTGATCGCGGCCAAGCGCGACATCGGTCTGCGCCTGGACGCCGAGCAGTATATCCGCCCGATCAGCTTCCGGCCCGGCGCCATCACCTTCGAGGCCGGTCCCGGCGCGCCCGGCAACCTGGCCGGCCGCCTGGTCCGCTTCCTGAAGGAGCATACCGGCCAGCCCTGGCTGGTCGCCGCCGAGGGCGGCGGCGGGGCCGAGAGCCTGATGGAGCGCCAGAAGCGCGAGGAGCGCGAGGCGCTGGACGAGATCAAGAAGGATCCCTTTGTCTCGTCGGTGCTGTCGGCCTTCCCCGGCGCCGAGATCGTCGAGATCCGCAAGCTCCTCACCCCCGAGACGCCTCCGCTGGAGCCGGACGAGGAAGAGGGATAG
- the truA gene encoding tRNA pseudouridine(38-40) synthase TruA — translation MPRYRLLVEYDGRPYAGFQAQAVLPSVQGAIEAAVKAFSGQDVRIAAAGRTDTGVHATGQVVHVDLDKDWPAQTVFNALNAHLTREAVSILSAEIAEEGWHARFSANERRYLYRILNRRAPPALDKGRVWHMKKELDHEAMHAAAQHLLGLHDFTTFRDMHCQSKSPVKTLDVARVRRVGEEIHLDFEARSFLHRQVRSMTGTLVEVGAGRWTPDDVKAALEAKDRRECGPVAPADGLYLVGVGYGDTPPT, via the coding sequence ATGCCCCGCTACCGCCTCCTCGTCGAGTATGACGGCCGCCCCTATGCCGGCTTCCAGGCCCAGGCCGTGCTGCCGTCGGTGCAGGGCGCGATCGAGGCGGCGGTGAAGGCGTTCAGCGGCCAGGATGTGCGCATCGCCGCCGCCGGCCGCACCGACACCGGCGTCCACGCCACCGGCCAGGTGGTGCACGTCGACCTCGACAAGGACTGGCCGGCCCAGACGGTGTTCAACGCCCTCAACGCCCACCTGACGCGCGAGGCGGTGTCGATCCTGTCCGCCGAGATCGCCGAGGAAGGCTGGCACGCCCGCTTCTCGGCCAACGAGCGGCGCTACTTGTACCGGATCCTCAACCGTCGCGCTCCGCCGGCGCTAGACAAGGGCCGGGTCTGGCACATGAAGAAGGAGCTGGACCACGAGGCCATGCACGCCGCCGCCCAGCATCTGTTGGGCCTGCACGACTTCACGACCTTCCGCGACATGCACTGCCAGTCCAAGAGCCCGGTTAAAACCCTGGACGTCGCCCGCGTGCGCCGGGTCGGCGAGGAGATCCATCTGGACTTCGAGGCCCGGTCTTTCCTGCATAGGCAGGTTCGCTCGATGACCGGGACACTGGTCGAGGTCGGCGCTGGCCGCTGGACGCCCGACGACGTCAAGGCGGCGCTTGAGGCCAAGGACCGCCGCGAGTGTGGGCCGGTGGCGCCGGCCGATGGGCTGTATCTCGTGGGGGTCGGGTACGGGGACACTCCCCCCACCTGA
- the rmuC gene encoding DNA recombination protein RmuC — translation MNFSDPFLILAVVFALAAIACALWAVASQRRAAKAEAQAWMLNERVAQAEERHRLLEDQSATQIELIKAQAAQSANAIAEQLIKRADENAKSRDNLTQARLEAQLKPVAETLAKFEAQVTAVEKARAEETGGLKAQIAALLEASTATQAEARKLSAALRRGAGVQGRWGEQMLRNVLEMAGLKHGVDFTEQVQLDSGRLRPDVVVRMPRNAAFVIDAKCSLTAYLEAQDAGDEIVREAAYVRHAASLRTHVQQLSAKAYWDALEVSPDFVTMFVPGDGILTAALERAPELMTEAMDKRVIIVTPSTLFALCKAVAYGWRVEEQAKNAVEVAALGRELYKRIADMGGHVAGVGRSLSAAVDKYNAFVGSLESRVLPKAREFEKLKVDHGGKPMDEVPAIETAVRPVTKLDVGQSPTLTLGNETPT, via the coding sequence ATGAACTTTTCTGACCCGTTCCTGATCCTGGCCGTCGTCTTCGCCCTGGCGGCCATTGCCTGCGCCCTGTGGGCGGTCGCCAGCCAGCGTAGGGCCGCCAAGGCCGAGGCCCAGGCCTGGATGCTGAACGAGCGCGTCGCCCAGGCCGAGGAGCGCCATCGCCTCCTCGAAGACCAGAGCGCCACCCAGATCGAGCTGATCAAGGCCCAGGCCGCCCAGAGCGCCAACGCCATCGCCGAGCAACTGATCAAGCGCGCCGACGAGAACGCCAAGAGCCGCGATAACCTGACCCAGGCCCGCCTCGAGGCCCAGCTGAAGCCGGTGGCCGAGACCCTGGCCAAGTTCGAGGCCCAGGTCACCGCCGTCGAGAAGGCCCGCGCCGAGGAGACCGGCGGCCTCAAGGCCCAGATCGCCGCCCTGCTGGAAGCTTCCACCGCCACCCAGGCCGAGGCCCGCAAGCTGTCGGCCGCCCTGCGCCGCGGAGCCGGGGTCCAGGGCCGCTGGGGCGAGCAGATGCTCCGCAACGTGCTGGAGATGGCCGGCTTGAAGCATGGCGTGGACTTCACCGAGCAGGTTCAGTTGGACTCCGGCCGGTTGCGCCCCGACGTCGTCGTGCGCATGCCGAGGAACGCCGCCTTCGTGATCGACGCCAAGTGCTCGCTCACCGCCTATCTGGAGGCCCAGGACGCCGGCGACGAGATCGTGCGGGAGGCGGCATATGTCCGTCATGCCGCCAGCCTGCGCACCCACGTTCAGCAGCTGTCGGCCAAGGCCTATTGGGACGCCCTGGAGGTCTCGCCCGACTTCGTGACCATGTTCGTTCCCGGCGACGGCATCCTGACCGCCGCGCTCGAGCGCGCGCCCGAGCTGATGACCGAGGCGATGGACAAGCGGGTGATCATCGTCACGCCCTCGACCCTGTTCGCGCTGTGCAAGGCTGTCGCCTATGGCTGGCGGGTCGAGGAGCAGGCCAAGAACGCCGTCGAGGTCGCCGCCCTGGGGCGCGAACTCTACAAGCGCATCGCGGACATGGGCGGCCACGTCGCGGGCGTGGGCCGTTCGCTGTCGGCGGCGGTCGACAAGTACAACGCCTTTGTCGGGTCGCTGGAGAGCCGTGTCCTGCCCAAGGCCCGCGAGTTCGAGAAGCTGAAGGTCGACCATGGCGGCAAGCCGATGGACGAGGTGCCCGCCATCGAGACGGCCGTCCGGCCCGTCACCAAGCTGGACGTGGGGCAATCCCCCACCTTGACGCTCGGAAATGAGACGCCTACCTGA
- the recR gene encoding recombination mediator RecR, whose translation MGASAGPEIERLIALLSKLPGLGPRSGRRAALALLKKRDTLLAPLAAAMAEAQAKVRTCSTCGSLDVTDPCSICADGSRDQRLLCVVEEVGSVWAMERGGSFRGRYHVLGGLLSALDGVGPEALRIGELAARVGEGEVAEVILALPATVDGQTTAHYIADRLARTNVPVTMLARGVPVGGDLDWLDDGTIAQALRARRPA comes from the coding sequence GTGGGAGCCTCCGCCGGACCCGAGATCGAGCGCCTGATCGCCCTGTTGTCCAAGCTGCCGGGGCTGGGTCCGCGCTCAGGCCGGCGGGCGGCCCTGGCCCTGCTCAAGAAGCGCGACACCCTGCTGGCGCCGCTGGCCGCCGCCATGGCCGAGGCGCAGGCCAAGGTCCGGACCTGCTCGACGTGCGGCTCGCTGGACGTCACCGATCCCTGCTCGATCTGCGCCGACGGCTCGCGCGACCAGCGCCTGCTGTGCGTGGTCGAGGAGGTCGGCTCGGTCTGGGCGATGGAGCGCGGCGGCTCGTTCCGGGGCCGCTATCACGTGCTGGGCGGCCTGCTGTCGGCCCTGGACGGCGTGGGTCCCGAGGCCCTGCGGATCGGCGAGTTGGCCGCCCGGGTCGGCGAGGGCGAGGTCGCCGAGGTGATCCTGGCCCTGCCGGCCACGGTCGATGGCCAGACGACCGCCCACTACATCGCCGACCGGCTGGCGCGGACCAACGTGCCGGTCACCATGCTGGCGCGCGGCGTGCCGGTCGGCGGCGATCTCGACTGGCTCGACGACGGCACCATCGCCCAGGCGCTGCGCGCCCGGCGACCGGCTTGA
- the nudC gene encoding NAD(+) diphosphatase produces MPLSIITNTFAGNPLNRDSERRGDEAWIAEKLADAESLAVALWNGKPLVEDILGEEGKPTGVQIAYLRADMAQDLAGGAEKLLYLGLWKDIAVFAVDIDTASDPAEGPLQGLGRFEELRGAAATMPLADAGILATAKSMFEWRRRHRWCSACGQKTEVADSGWKRICPSCDAEHFPRTDPVAIMLAIHDGKCLLGRQAAWPPGMFSALAGFIEPGETIEEACARELHEEAGLKATTVRYHSSQPWPWPSSLMMGLIAEVENADAAPDQTELEAVRWFSKEEAVQLIKGEIEGLFAPPPLAIAHQLIKAWAEE; encoded by the coding sequence ATGCCTCTCTCGATCATCACCAACACCTTCGCCGGCAACCCCCTGAACCGCGACAGCGAGCGACGCGGCGACGAGGCCTGGATCGCGGAAAAGCTGGCCGACGCCGAGTCGCTGGCCGTGGCGCTGTGGAACGGCAAGCCGCTCGTCGAGGACATCCTCGGCGAGGAGGGCAAGCCGACCGGCGTCCAGATCGCCTATCTGCGGGCCGACATGGCCCAGGACCTGGCGGGCGGCGCCGAGAAGCTGCTTTATCTGGGCCTGTGGAAGGACATCGCCGTCTTCGCGGTCGATATCGACACGGCGTCGGACCCGGCCGAGGGCCCGCTGCAGGGCCTGGGGCGGTTCGAGGAGCTGCGCGGCGCGGCGGCGACCATGCCGCTGGCCGACGCCGGCATCCTGGCCACGGCCAAGTCGATGTTCGAATGGCGCCGCCGCCACCGCTGGTGCAGCGCCTGCGGCCAGAAGACCGAGGTCGCCGACAGCGGCTGGAAGCGCATCTGCCCCTCGTGCGACGCCGAGCATTTCCCGCGCACCGACCCGGTGGCGATCATGCTGGCCATCCACGACGGCAAGTGCCTGCTGGGCCGCCAGGCCGCGTGGCCGCCCGGCATGTTCTCGGCCCTGGCCGGCTTCATCGAGCCCGGCGAGACCATCGAGGAGGCCTGCGCCCGCGAGTTGCACGAGGAGGCCGGCCTGAAGGCCACGACCGTCCGCTACCACTCCAGCCAGCCCTGGCCCTGGCCCTCATCGCTGATGATGGGCCTGATCGCCGAGGTCGAGAACGCCGACGCCGCCCCGGACCAGACCGAACTGGAGGCCGTGCGCTGGTTCAGCAAGGAAGAAGCCGTCCAGCTGATCAAGGGCGAGATCGAGGGGCTGTTCGCCCCGCCGCCCCTGGCCATCGCGCACCAGCTGATCAAGGCCTGGGCGGAAGAATAG
- the dapE gene encoding succinyl-diaminopimelate desuccinylase, giving the protein MTSPAPASVSIDPVELAQALIRRPSVTPADAGAMDTLQRQLESLGFNCRRMKFGEIENLYARRGTARPNLCFAGHTDVVPVGDDAAWTAGPFEAEIKDGVLYGRGAVDMKSAIAAFVAAVAKIPEHAGSISFLITGDEEGVAEDGTVKVVETLSAEGEIIDHCIVGEPTSANLLGDMVKIGRRGSINAWIAVDGKQGHVAYPHRAANPIPVMVDILSRLQSRVLDEGYTGFQPSNLEVTTVDVGNTATNVIPASAKARINIRFNPAHKGKDLAAWIESECREAAEGFSGRVEALCKVSGEAFLTEPGTFTDVIVAAVGDATGRVPELSTTGGTSDARFIRNLCPVVEFGLVGSTMHQVDERVPVEEVRQLAGAYEALINRYFAAFA; this is encoded by the coding sequence ATGACCAGCCCCGCGCCCGCTTCCGTCAGCATCGACCCGGTCGAGCTCGCCCAGGCCCTGATCCGTCGTCCGTCGGTGACCCCGGCCGACGCGGGCGCGATGGACACCTTGCAGCGCCAGCTGGAGAGCCTCGGCTTCAACTGCCGCCGGATGAAGTTCGGCGAGATCGAGAACCTCTACGCCCGGCGCGGGACGGCGCGGCCGAACCTCTGCTTCGCCGGCCATACCGACGTGGTGCCGGTCGGGGACGACGCGGCCTGGACCGCCGGGCCGTTCGAGGCCGAGATCAAGGACGGGGTGCTGTACGGCCGCGGCGCGGTCGACATGAAGTCGGCCATCGCCGCCTTCGTCGCCGCCGTGGCCAAGATCCCCGAGCACGCCGGCTCGATCAGCTTCCTGATCACCGGCGACGAGGAGGGCGTGGCCGAGGACGGCACCGTCAAGGTCGTCGAGACCCTGTCCGCCGAGGGCGAGATTATCGACCACTGCATCGTCGGCGAGCCGACCAGCGCCAACCTGCTGGGCGACATGGTCAAGATCGGCCGGCGCGGAAGCATCAACGCCTGGATCGCGGTGGACGGCAAGCAAGGCCACGTGGCCTATCCGCATCGGGCGGCCAACCCGATTCCGGTGATGGTCGACATCCTCTCGCGCCTGCAGAGCCGGGTGCTGGACGAGGGCTATACCGGCTTCCAGCCGTCGAACCTGGAGGTCACCACGGTCGACGTCGGCAACACCGCCACCAATGTCATCCCCGCCAGCGCCAAGGCCCGGATCAACATCCGCTTTAACCCGGCCCACAAGGGCAAGGACCTGGCCGCCTGGATCGAAAGCGAGTGCCGCGAAGCGGCCGAGGGCTTCTCGGGCCGCGTCGAGGCGCTGTGCAAGGTCAGCGGCGAGGCCTTCCTGACCGAGCCAGGGACCTTCACCGACGTGATCGTGGCCGCCGTCGGCGACGCCACGGGCCGCGTGCCGGAGCTGTCGACGACCGGCGGCACCAGCGACGCCCGCTTCATCCGCAACCTCTGCCCGGTGGTCGAGTTCGGCCTGGTCGGCTCGACCATGCACCAGGTCGACGAGCGGGTTCCGGTCGAGGAGGTCCGCCAACTGGCGGGCGCCTACGAGGCGCTGATCAACCGCTACTTCGCGGCGTTCGCTTAA
- a CDS encoding cell surface protein, protein MRSILFVAGCAVALTLTACSQEHATEVKEGAKAAASDIKDAAHTIANDPDVKEAGTAIKESTKETAGEVADQAKELGAKAGQEAKEAGSALKKDAKEGAADSKKQLNEATH, encoded by the coding sequence ATGCGTTCCATCCTGTTCGTCGCCGGCTGCGCCGTGGCCCTGACGCTGACCGCCTGCTCGCAGGAGCACGCCACCGAGGTAAAGGAAGGCGCGAAGGCCGCCGCCTCCGACATCAAGGACGCCGCCCACACCATCGCCAACGACCCCGACGTCAAGGAGGCCGGCACGGCGATCAAGGAGAGCACCAAGGAGACGGCCGGCGAGGTCGCCGACCAGGCCAAGGAACTGGGCGCGAAGGCCGGCCAGGAAGCCAAGGAAGCCGGCTCCGCCCTGAAGAAGGACGCCAAGGAAGGCGCGGCCGACAGCAAGAAGCAGCTGAACGAGGCGACGCACTAG
- a CDS encoding YbaB/EbfC family nucleoid-associated protein: MKDLGGLMKQAQAMQQKLADAQARLAESTVEGTSGGGMVTVVLRGTGELAKVTLDESLIEPGEGEVIADLIVAAHADAKKKLDAKQAQMMQEAAGPMAGLMGGMPGMKF; encoded by the coding sequence ATGAAAGACCTCGGCGGCCTGATGAAGCAGGCCCAGGCCATGCAGCAGAAACTCGCCGACGCCCAGGCGCGCCTGGCCGAAAGCACCGTCGAGGGGACCTCGGGCGGCGGCATGGTCACGGTCGTGCTGAGGGGTACGGGCGAGCTGGCCAAGGTGACGCTGGACGAGAGCCTGATCGAGCCGGGCGAGGGCGAGGTCATCGCCGACCTGATCGTCGCCGCCCACGCCGACGCCAAGAAGAAGCTGGACGCCAAGCAGGCCCAGATGATGCAGGAAGCCGCAGGGCCCATGGCGGGCCTGATGGGCGGCATGCCCGGGATGAAGTTCTAG
- the fmt gene encoding methionyl-tRNA formyltransferase, producing the protein MRIAFLGTPDFAVTCLAELVASGHEIVAVYSQPPAPRGRGHELKPSPVHAFAEGLGLPVRTPVSMKTPEEIEAFQALDLDAAVVVAFGQILVKAVLDAPRYGCFNLHASLLPRWRGAAPIQRAIMAGDPVTGVQVMRMSEGLDEGPILMSQQVAIADDDTVASLHDKLAATGARLLPVALAAIERGVVRETPQAEEGITYAKKIKSAEARIDWTRPAVEVDRHIRGLSPFPGAWFEAPSDKGPVRVKALLSRVETTSGAPGTALDDSLLIACGEGSVRLLKAQREGKGVQDAETFTRGFPISAGTVLA; encoded by the coding sequence ATGCGCATCGCCTTCCTCGGCACCCCCGATTTCGCCGTCACCTGCCTGGCCGAGCTCGTCGCCTCGGGCCACGAGATCGTCGCTGTCTATTCCCAGCCGCCGGCCCCGCGCGGGCGCGGCCACGAGCTTAAGCCCTCGCCGGTCCACGCCTTCGCCGAGGGCCTGGGCCTGCCGGTCCGCACGCCGGTCTCGATGAAGACCCCGGAAGAGATCGAGGCCTTCCAGGCCCTGGACCTGGACGCCGCCGTCGTGGTCGCGTTCGGCCAGATCCTGGTCAAGGCCGTGCTCGACGCGCCCCGCTACGGCTGCTTCAACCTGCACGCCAGCCTGCTGCCGCGTTGGCGCGGCGCCGCGCCGATCCAGCGGGCGATCATGGCCGGCGACCCGGTCACCGGCGTCCAGGTCATGCGGATGAGCGAGGGCCTGGACGAGGGTCCGATCCTGATGTCGCAACAGGTCGCCATCGCCGACGACGACACCGTCGCCAGCCTGCACGACAAGCTGGCCGCCACCGGCGCGCGCCTGCTGCCCGTCGCCCTGGCCGCTATCGAGCGCGGCGTCGTCCGCGAGACGCCGCAAGCCGAAGAGGGCATCACCTACGCCAAGAAGATCAAGTCGGCCGAGGCCCGCATCGACTGGACCCGCCCCGCCGTCGAGGTCGACCGTCACATCCGCGGCCTGTCGCCCTTCCCCGGCGCCTGGTTCGAGGCGCCATCGGATAAGGGTCCCGTCCGCGTGAAGGCCCTGCTGTCGCGCGTCGAGACCACTTCAGGCGCGCCCGGAACGGCGCTGGACGACAGCCTGCTGATCGCCTGCGGCGAAGGCTCCGTCCGCCTGCTGAAGGCCCAGCGCGAGGGAAAGGGCGTCCAGGACGCCGAGACCTTCACGCGCGGCTTTCCGATTTCCGCCGGGACCGTGCTGGCCTGA